One part of the Parabacteroides distasonis ATCC 8503 genome encodes these proteins:
- a CDS encoding phosphatase PAP2 family protein → MLEQLLVWERDAFFMLNGSDSAFLDRFMWIYSGKAVWLPLAFFILVVLCYKKNWKEWLLILLAIVLTITLCDQFASHVCKPIFTRFRPTHHPDFMDQVRVVFGYRGGMYGFISSHAANAFGFATLMALIFRNKLFGWTIFFWAILTSYTRIYLGVHFITDIIPGALSGLLFGYLVYLLYHYIRPKLIPADSWVCPEAIYSDIRKRWITYAIWLTILLIALFNEQLVSCLI, encoded by the coding sequence ATGCTAGAACAATTATTGGTTTGGGAACGTGATGCGTTCTTTATGCTTAACGGTAGCGACTCCGCTTTTTTAGATCGCTTTATGTGGATCTATTCAGGCAAGGCGGTTTGGCTACCGTTAGCCTTTTTTATATTGGTGGTATTGTGCTATAAGAAGAACTGGAAGGAGTGGTTGTTGATCTTATTGGCCATTGTCTTGACGATCACGTTATGCGACCAGTTCGCTTCGCATGTTTGTAAACCCATCTTCACCCGTTTCCGTCCGACTCATCACCCTGACTTTATGGATCAGGTAAGGGTGGTGTTCGGTTATCGGGGCGGTATGTATGGATTTATCTCCAGCCATGCGGCGAATGCTTTCGGCTTTGCGACCTTGATGGCGCTGATCTTCAGGAATAAACTATTCGGATGGACTATTTTCTTTTGGGCGATTTTGACTTCCTATACTCGTATTTATTTAGGAGTGCATTTTATCACGGATATTATTCCGGGAGCTTTATCCGGTCTGCTATTCGGGTATCTTGTATATCTGTTATACCACTATATAAGGCCTAAATTGATTCCGGCAGATTCTTGGGTATGTCCGGAGGCCATTTACTCGGATATCCGGAAACGCTGGATCACCTATGCGATTTGGTTGACCATCCTTTTAATAGCCCTATTTAATGAGCAATTGGTATCGTGCTTAATATAA